TAGAAGACTagagaaacatttcaaatttgagaggctgaaatcagagaatttggacatttttttctaaaaaaatgatacaaatgATTTATCGATTATCACagtagttggcgattaatttaatagttggcaactcatcgattaattaactaatcgttgcagctctaaaaaacattaattcatCATCAGTATGAGAATGAATCATATAAAAGTGAATCACTTGACTTCTCCACAATGATTTTAGAGGATCTCCAGGTAGATGGCTGTCTCAGCATCAGCCGCAGAAGTACCCTGCACCTCCCTTGTGCCTCTGACTCCCAAAGCACCTCGTCTGTCTATACGTCCAACCTCTccacctcttcttctctccccgACTCGCCTCTCCCCACCTCTTCTGCCCATGGGACGGATCTGAAAAAGGGACAGCTTTTGTTAATCCTCAAATCTGGGAATTAAGAGATTTAGAGATTTTTGTCTACAGTATGCAATACCCTCTCTTTCCAAGGACATGACCGCCACTCAAAAATTATGTTAATCAAATACCTGCTTAGTACGGACGAAAAGAGGTGTGCAGTTCTGGTATACAAGTTGGTAGCTGCCGTTGGCGTAGATATGGGTCACCTCTGTGCAGTTAATGTAGAGGGGCATCCGGTCCTGATAAATTCCCATTCCTCCAGGGTACACGGCTGGACGTCTCAGAACATGTCTGAGAAGATCAGAACAGAGACTGTATGTGAATCACATGGTAAACATTTGTGACaagattaaatgttaaattaaaaggGCTGATTTGCTTCACGTACCTTCCAGCTCTCTTACGGCAGCAGTAGAAAATAAGAGATATAAGGAATATGACCAGGCAAATGGCCACAGCAGGTACCACCGACCACAACAGAGCTGCTGTCTCTGTATATGgacaaaagagcagcagagcatTAGTATATGATGTGAAATTATAATGTTTGTTGCTCAAGCTCGAAGGCTTCACTTACTGTACAGATATTTCATGATAATAATCTTTATTCTTTTTACAGAATTTAACATCATAAGAAATACAATATACAggaatatgaaaaatatgaaaaagctGCACTCATAGCTCAAGAAAGGCAAAACATAAGGTTTTCTTTGCAATGTTTCCTAATTCACTCTTCAGCGTATTCTCTTCCACTTAATTTTTCAAGCTGCAGACATGTTGCACAGAGGTTTCAGCACCAGCCCTACATCTGAGTGAATAAACAAgaggcagagctgttgtgttctttgttaaaaaaaacagcactttgAACACACCGTCTCCTCCTTGCACCAAAATCAGGGAGTCGTTTCCAAGTGCATTGAAAGCGAAGCAGATCACTGTCTGAGGTTTGTCCATGTGGCCCCTCAGAGTGGCTGTTAGCGTGTCAGACTCTGATGTTACCGACACGTTGTAATCACGAGGTGGAACAGTTCCATTAACGCTCCAGGTGACTGCAGGTCTCGGGTTGGAGTCAACCAAACAGCGACAAAGCACCTCCAACTCCTCTACAACACAGGTGGAAGACAGCCGGAGGATGACTGGCTTAtctggaggagagaagaagcaCTTTGCCTGAAACTCTTTAAATTTATTTACTTGATACTATAATtcatagtttattttttattcacagaCTGTTGTAGCTCTGTTTCACGATAAAGTGTTTACTCTGTACGTATGGGACCATTTCTCTGTTAGTTGGGTATTTTCTGAGTGTTAAGATTTTCCTTATCCAGAGCTGAAGTTCAAAGGAAGTGTTGTATATTggacacactgtaaaaaactgACTTGAGTTTACAAGGATAGTACGAATAGTAAGGAAAACATTTATATTACTGACACATTAAATGACATAGTTTGACATTGTGGTAAATTTTCTTATTCGCTTCCTTGCTGAGATCAAAAGATAGTATTCATGATTGTGTGGTAAATACAAAGCTACCAGTTGGATTAGCTTAGTTTAAGGACTGGAAAGAGGGGGAAACAGCCAGCTGGGCTCCATCCAAGAAGCCaggctgtttccccctgtttccagtctttgtgctaagctaagctaactaagCTGGTGgtaacttcatatttaatataaagaTGTGAGGCCGGtattaattttctcatttaactccttgaaagaaagtgaataagcatattttccaaaatgtcaaactaatcCTTTAAAGCTCTTCTCCAGTTACATTTTGGCTCcatttacaggaaaaaaatagGAACacagaaattttttttttttttcaaaaatctcTTATAACACCTTAACAGCCTTGAATATCCAACATAAACAGGCTAAGTGTGTTGTCAAACAGTCCAAATGTATGCGTGGTCATTGGAGGAAGGTCTACAGAAAGTAGGATTACATTGTATGTTCAACGGTGTGGGCCGGGATTCTCCTCGCCCAATCAGGTTCTGAGCTGAGCAGCGGACCTTCATGTCTCGGGTCACGTTGTACACACGGACTGTCTGTGTGCGCTTGTGGAGGTGCACCGTATGGCCGTATTGGCTGTAGGACCAGTGGTACTCTGATGCTGGTGGGTCAGCTTTACATGAGCAGACCAGCAAAGCACTGCCCCCCTCCTGCACTGTCAAGGACTGCACCTGAACCTTCACATCTTTTGGTGGAACTACAGagcataaacaaaaaaaaaaaagtgagcttTAAGTGTAAACTGAGCCAAGAAGCACAAAGATACATGTCAAAACTATGCTTACATGTGACATGCAGATCCTTTGAAGTGGCCATTAATTTGGCTCCTGGGTAGCTGACCTCACATCTGACTCTGGGTTTCACCCGGTGTGACACAGTAAAGGACATAGAAGCCAGTAACATCGGCCTGTGGGCCTGGGGGTAGAGAGTCTGTACTTCGCCGGGCTCACTGCTGTTCAGCTGCGCTCCCCTCTCCCAGCGCCACCGGAGGGCAGGAGGTCTTGAGGGGCAGTGGTAGCTGACGGTGCAGTTTAGGGTGACCAGCTGTCCCTCTGTGGCTGACAACGTGCCGCTGACGACAGGAGCCTCAGGAGTGTCTGTCAGTGAGGAAAACATCTGTAATCACTGTGTTTCATTACTGTTGTGTATTTCATAAAAGACAGTGGAAAGGCCACGTGTCCCAGATTATGTAGGTACAGAAACTATTTGATCAATCAGCCCATATGTGATTGTATTTACTACTCTTTTTTGTCtcctttattacatttttaatgactgtttctatttttttaaaatttaatttacttttttggACAAAATGCAAAAGGTAGTTGTTGACTATTATTGCTCATTCAATCTGAAAAGTGTTCAGCTTTAGTTATTTATTGCTCTGTTAGGCAGACACATCTGTACTCCATGCACTTCTGCACTTTGCACGTTGCACATTGACAAGTAATAAATATTATTGACTAGAACCTTCAtctaagctttttttttttggctgttgtGTGCCACTCAGTATCATGTGTCGGATATtctccactgtgtgtgttttgtactaTTTATTATGTACTATTGGATACTCATACATTATCTAGCtgataaatattcaaaatagTTTTATAAAAGGAGAAATAGGAAGTACAGGGACTCCCCCACTTACCCACAACATCTAGATTAAAGCTCCTTGGCTTCCCCCAAAGTAAGTCATCACCTCTCTTTAGAGCGATCTCAAAGACCCGCGAGTCATCCAGGCTGATCCTTTCGATCTTCACAGAGCAGTCCCCATCTACGATTCGCCCAATGAGGGATGTCCGGCCTTGGAAATCCCTGCTCACTTGATCTCTGTCCTCGCTGTTAAAAGCAGTGCTGCGGAGAGGGAAGAAGTGGCCACCACCTCTGAACCTCAGCCGGACATCCACCCTCTCCCTCCTGCCCTTGTGAGgatgaggagctgcaggagtGAAGGAGCAAGGAATCACCACGCAGGAGCCCACCAGAGCATGGACACGCTCAGGGACTGA
The sequence above is drawn from the Thunnus maccoyii chromosome 10, fThuMac1.1, whole genome shotgun sequence genome and encodes:
- the LOC121905940 gene encoding sialic acid-binding Ig-like lectin 5 — its product is MHADTVFLVCPLIFALWRGVQALSPEPSVPERVHALVGSCVVIPCSFTPAAPHPHKGRRERVDVRLRFRGGGHFFPLRSTAFNSEDRDQVSRDFQGRTSLIGRIVDGDCSVKIERISLDDSRVFEIALKRGDDLLWGKPRSFNLDVVDTPEAPVVSGTLSATEGQLVTLNCTVSYHCPSRPPALRWRWERGAQLNSSEPGEVQTLYPQAHRPMLLASMSFTVSHRVKPRVRCEVSYPGAKLMATSKDLHVTFPPKDVKVQVQSLTVQEGGSALLVCSCKADPPASEYHWSYSQYGHTVHLHKRTQTVRVYNVTRDMKVRCSAQNLIGRGESRPTPLNIQYKPVILRLSSTCVVEELEVLCRCLVDSNPRPAVTWSVNGTVPPRDYNVSVTSESDTLTATLRGHMDKPQTVICFAFNALGNDSLILVQGGDETAALLWSVVPAVAICLVIFLISLIFYCCRKRAGRHVLRRPAVYPGGMGIYQDRMPLYINCTEVTHIYANGSYQLVYQNCTPLFVRTKQIRPMGRRGGERRVGERRRGGEVGRIDRRGALGVRGTREVQGTSAADAETAIYLEIL